In the genome of Paenibacillus pabuli, the window TCATTGGCGTGAGCATATTAAATACCTGATCGAAACCGAGATCCAGAAAGTTTCCAATTTCGAGCAGGAAAAGCACAAGCACGGTTGGTAAGAGCAGCGGGAACGTGATATGACGAATCTGCCTTAGTTTTGATGCTCCATCAATCATTGCTGATTCGTAGAGTTGTGGGTCAATCGCGCTAATTGCTGCCATATACACCACAGTTCCCCACCCGGCGTCTCTCCAGATGGACGAGATGGCATAGATGGGTCTGAAATAGTCACTCTCCTGCATAGCCAGCACAGGATCCAGACCAAACCACCCGATAACGATATTGAACAATCCGCTTAAAGAAAAGAAGTCGAACAAAATTCCGCCCACGATAACCCATGATAAAAAATGAGGGATATACAGTGCCGTTTGAATTCCTTTTTTTAACGCCGATTTGCGAATCTCGTTAATCATCAGAGCCAGCAATACAGGCACCGGAAAAACCAACACAAGTTTCAAAAATCCGAGCATTAGCGTATTTCCAAATACCCTCGCAAAATCGGGATGTTCGATTAAGGTCTTAAAATGTTTGAGTCCTACCCACGGACTGTCTCCGAACCCTTGAAATACCGAGTAATCCTTGAAAGCAATGATTGCACCGCCCAGCGGGACAAATTTAAACACAATGAGAAAAACGATACCCGGAATAGCCATCACGTATAGTGGCCAATACACTTTCATTCGATGAAACGCAAATGCCTTCAACTTATCCCCCCCAGTTTTCTCTAATGAATCCGCTTACAAGGTAACTATACAGCCAGAATAATCCTCACTCAATTGGGCATTTTTAAGTTAAAACAAGTGATTTTTAAGAAAACGAATGCCACTTCGTTATGAAGTGGCATCCTTGATTTTTATTGTTTTGCAAGACTTTTCCGATAATCCCTTGGCTTGAATCCGGTCCATTTTTCGAACATGCGTGCAAAATGCTGCGCATCCGAATAGCCTACCTTATGACAGATTTCATACACCTTCAAATCTGTCTGTTCAAGCAATTCCTTCGCTTTGCTGATCCGTATGCGGGTCAAAAAATTCAAATATGTTTCACCTGTTTTTTGTTTGAAATATTGGCTTAGGTAATACGGGTTCATATAAAAGCGAGCAGCTAATTCAGCCAGGCTGATGGGTTCATCATAATGGTCTGTGACATATTCCTTGATCTCTGAGATCATGTCCTTTTTCTTGGGAGTACATTGTTCCAGCAAAAATCCAATGATTCCACCAATGACCTCCACCATCCACTGTTCCAGAGACGCTAACGTCTTAAACCGTGAAATACCCTCCAAAGATAACAGCTGTCGACTTAACAACCTGTTCTGCTGCAGCTGCTGAAAAGATACTTTCCGAATGCTCAGTAAAAGGATGTTCAAACATTGCAGCTGGAGATCTGCCGGACTGAAATCTGAGTCAGCTTCTATTTTTCTAAAGATTCGATGGATCATATCCACGCTTTCCCGTTCATCCAGGTTGTCGATGGCAGCCTCCAGGTCCGCGATCATCTCCTCTGTAACCAGCTCGCTTTTGCCTGTCAGATTCATGATCTGGGTAAACGAAATAATGGGCTCCGCGCCCTTGATCACTTGATAGCTGAGGGCATTTCGCGCCTCTTCAAAGGATTGGCTAATACCACCAGGCCGATTCTGAACGCTGCCGATGCCAATCACGCTGGAGACGTTCAGTTGTCTGAGCAGAACCTCATGAAGGCGCTGTGCCGTGTTAACCATATCTTTGCTCTCCATAGCTGCATCGTGCATCACGATTACTGCAATTTGTGCACCTGTATAGCGGAAACGATACACACTACCGTAGTGTCTGAAGACCAGATCAATTTGCCTAAATACAGGATCAAAACCGAGCTCTTTCAGACCGTCTGCCTTACTGCGGATTTCAATCAAGATACAAGCAAATTGTGCTTCCTTCTCAGGCATGCATCTGATTCTTTGCAGCTCCTCTACAATTTCGGTATAATCGCTACCCATATCCAGAATATCTCGCAATCCATCTTCCTGCATGCGGTGATATGATGCCATTTTTAATGCTTCCATTTCCTGGACTTTGCTTCGCTCTATGCGAATTGTGTCCATAACCTGACACACACAGTCACGCAATTCCTGTTCTTCAACCGGCTTATTGATGTAAAAATTCACACCAAGCTGCATGCCTTTCCGGGCATATTCAAAGTCCGCATATCCGCTTAGCAATATGAATTTGCTCTGAATGTCGACCTCTTTGAGCATTTGAATCATTTCCAGTCCTCCAGCCTGCGGCATTCGAATATCGGTAATAACGATGTCCGGCTGCCATTTTTGAATCAGCTCGAAGCCTTCACGTCCATTATAAGCTGTTCCGACCACTTCACATTCCGGAATATAGCGATCTATCATTTTTTTGAGTCCTACCAAAATCCCTTTTTCGTCATCTACCAAAATCAGTTTCATTTCCCTCACCTTCCTTTTTCGCATCGAAACTTATGTGCTCAGGCTTGCCTATGCCGGGAATCCGAATTTCGATGGTCGTGCCATTCTCGATACCAGATAGCACCTTAATGTAATATGAATCTCCATAATGGAGCTTAATTCGTTCTGCAATATTGGTCAGTCCCAGACCGTTCTCTCCAAGGTCATCTTGGTTTCCAAGGCTGTATCTGTTTGAAGTTGCCTGTTCCAGCAGCGAATTCAGTTCCGTCCATTTCTCCGACGACATTCCGCTTCCGTTGTCTGAAATTCGGATCAGAATCTCTCCGTTTCCCGTCCAGCTCCCCTCGATTTTGATACACAATGCCTGGCTGTAACCTGCAAAACCATGATTGATGCTATTTTCTACAATAGGCTGAAATACCAACGGAATGATGCTGCACTCCAGCATGTCATCCGGCATGTTGACGGACAATGTGAACATATCATCGAATCGGATGTTTTGAAGCTGTAGATAGTTGCCTGTGTACTCGAGTTCATGCTTAATCGAATGATGCCTTCCTTCTTTCCCAAGGGTTAACCGGAACATTCGAGCCAGAATTTTAATCATTCCTGCCGTATCCTCGTCATCTTTTACCAATGCCTTCATCCGAATCGATTCCAAGGTATTGTACAGCATATGGGGGTTAATCTGATGTTGAAGGGCGAGGAACTTGGCTTGCCGCTGCTTGATTTCTGCCACGTATACCTCTTCTATTAACGTTTTGATCGTGATAATCATTTTGTTGTAGCTGTATACCAGACTTCCAATTTCATCACTGGTCTGTTCTTTCTCTATGGGAAGATATTGACCTACCTCTGCCTGTTTCATGCTTCTTCGAAGTGCCTTGATGGGTCTGGTAATTGTATAACTGAGCCACAGCGAGATCAGAAAAATAATCAGGCAACTTGTCATGATCACGATCATAGTCAGCCCTTTCATCTGATTGATTTTCTGCAGCAATTTGGAGCGGGGAATCTCGGTTTTGATAAGTAATTCCCCTTGGGCCGTGTGTTCCGATAAAATAATCCGATCTTCATGTGCACGGTCTCCCGTAAGATCGAATTCGGAATGGAGTACCTGCTCCCATGTGATCCGGCCACTGGCGGCTTCGGAATGATAAACAATCTCTCTACGATCATTGCTTATAATCACGCTAATGCCATATTTATCACGAGCTTGCAGAAACTCATGCTCAAGCTGAAGCAGCGTAAAGGGATCGAGATCGATTAGGAGCATCCCGGCGTATGCTCCTTTCGAATTAAACAGTACTCTTCCCACCGTCACAACGGCTCCTGCGCCCTTATCCTCGTAATAGGAACGATCGTGCAGACCGCTAATAAAAAAGGTCTGATCCGAATTGCGGAGCTGATTGTACCAATCCTGGGATAATAGTCTGCTCTCATCAACTCTGCTGGTCGTAGTTGTGTATTGGTACACGCTGTTATCGCGGCTGACCAGCATTACGGTGCTAATTTCGGATTTGAGCAATGACACCCTCATGAGAAGCTGCTGTACGGCCACCCGCTGATTTACCTCCTCGTTCATGGGTATACTTGACCCTTCTCCGAGCCTGTAGATCAATTCGTTTTCGACTAATACTGACTTCGTAATCTTGTCATATTCCTTGATAAATTCATTCAAAGAGGACTTGATCTGGGATGTATACAAGGAGGCAAATTCCTGTGAGGATTCTTCCAACCCTTTGGCTGACTGATGAAATATGAATGCGCTTACAATTAATAGCGGAATGATACAGGCCAGAAGATAACTCAACATCAATTTGTTTTGAAACCTCAACTTTTTTATCATAGGCATCCCTTCCTTTGGTGCTCATCTTATCTTTTAAAATCTATAGTCCGTCCATAATTGCGTTAACTTTAACGCCCCTACCCCTATCTTGTAAAGGGATTTTTGCTCGCTTCAAGCATAGTTTACAGCAGAATGGGTCCTTGAATCATGCTCAACTTGTACTGTCTTAAAAATGACTATGTAATTCCTTAAAAACAACCTGTTGATAGCGAAATGGGCAGCTCCTTTGAAGAGGAGCTGCCTTAACTGTAGTTTACACTCACACGAGTCTTTGGTAGGTTAGGCAAGCATTTGGCACGAATGTTACATTGTTTGGTGTTGTCATTTAGTAGATAATAAAGATGTACGATTGATTCTATTCAGCCATGAATATGAGCGTTTATTAGCTTCCCAAAGTGGATGTAAAACATTTACCGTTACAATACAATTATACAAGATGAAGAAAGTTCATGTATGGTGATTACACAACAACAAATTCTGAAGAGTATAACTTTACACTATGATCGATCGATTATCAGCGTTTTTTTGGGTACGATCGGATCTTTCCTGCTTGTCGCTCTGCTTGTTTTCCTGTTTCTCAAATCCAACACAGAAATGAAAAGCAATAATGCTGAAGTGAAACTAAAGAGTTTCCGGCTGGCTCAAAACCGGGATATTTTACTTCCTTATCTAATTCTGATACTTTTGTATACCGCTCTCTTTATTACGAACAATCTTGGAGGAACGACAAGCGATGTCGGTTTAGTCAGCATGAACTAAGTGTTCTATTCACTTTTTTCTGATAATAAGATCGCTGATGAATCTACGTTCTTATTAAACATTGGGCACGACATCATGCTTGAAGCGTTCCCTGAAAAAAACCGACCTTAGTCCTGTATTAAACAGGATCAAGGTCGGTTTCTTTAATTATAGCTGTAAGAAAATCTTATACAAAACCTGAGCAGCTTCTGCTTTAGTTGTCGTTCCGCCAGGACTCAAGGTGACACTGCTTCGCCCGTTTATGAAACCCATTTTAACCATTGCAGCCATGTCATCAATTGCGTACTTTGCTACATTTGCCGCATCTGTAAATCTCTTGAGATCCTCAGCTGTATGGATCTGCTCGGTTTTGCCGACTGCCCGCAAAGCCCGCATGGTCAGCACAGCCAAATCTTGTCTAGCAATATCCGTTTCGGGATAGAAGTTGCCGTTTGAACCCAGGGCGATCCCGAGTGCTTTCGCGATTCCGATTTCCTCATAATAGAGGTCTGTTTGCTTCATATCACTGAAGGTGGTGTTGAACTCTGCTTTGAGATCCAGTGTTCTTACCAACCAGGCTAGATACTCACCTCTTGTGACCTTTTGGCCGGGACTAAAGCTTGTTGCAGATGTACCGTCGATGAATCCTTTGGACGCCATTGTTTCAACCGCTGGTGCGTACCACGATTCCTTGATGACATCATTGAAGAACTTCTTCGTATAAACAACTGCATATTGACCTGTGTTTGCCACTGGAAAAACCATGGCTTGTAGAGCACTGTCGTACTTACCATTCAATAGCTGAACAAATGTACTATTCGCAGCTACGTAAGAAACTGTAAGGTATTTGGAATTGGCCAATTCTTCACCATCAGGAGTATAAGGCAGTCTGATTTCAGCCGGTGCATTCAAGGTTACCATTTCTTCTCCATCTAATTGAACAGTGAATGCAATAACAGGTCTGCTGGCTATCACTGATTTTACATCTGAATGAAGCTTTACAGTATCTAGCCGGCTCAGTGACAGTTCCACATTTTTGGCACCTGATACATACTTCAGCAAATTAGAAGGTACTGCAACGGTTCCAAATTCCGTATTAATCTCGATCTTGATGTTGGCATGCTCTGCGGTTAGTGCAGCTTCAGGAAGCTCAACCACATAGGAATTGGCTCCCTCTGCTTTCGGAATGTCCACCATGATTGTTTTAAGATTACTGCTATTCGCCTTTACATGCTCCAGAGCCTTATTAAGGTCTTCCTGCCGGATGGGTGCTCCTTTAGCTTTACCGGTTTTGGTATCCGTCTTTGGTGCCACAATCTTAATCCAATTCCCTTCGACTTTTATGTTTTCAGGAGCCGGTGAAGGTGTGGTCACTGACACAGGTGCATCCGTTGACGGCGGTGTTTCCGTAGGCTTCGGATTGATGACTGAATTGCTGATAACGACAGTAAGGGATTGGCTCGCATAATGAGTTGCCGTTTCTTTATATCTTACTTCGTAGATTCCGTTACCAAGACCTGTAACCTCTGTGCCTGTGATCGCATTCCAGCTGCCAGCGTCCACTCCCACTTGCCGATATTCCATTACAGGACTTAAACCAGTGATCTTGCCATCCTTGGCCCCAGCTGTACTGACATTTACAGCCTTGATCTCTGCACTGGACGGCGGACTTTGCTCCTGCTTGGTTCCGTCAGGCACAACGATCAGGATAGCAGGACTTGGATTGCTCAAATCCGTTCCGGCGTACCGGAGCTCGTAGCTGCCGGCCTCAAGGCCTTCAATACTGGTTCCACTAACCGGCATGTAACCACCTTGATCCGCCTTTCGGTACTCCATATCGACAGTCACATTTTCAATTCTGCCATCATTCCCTCCTGCCGCTGTAGGCGGAGTAATGATGAGTCCTTCCGCTGGTGGTGCCTCTCTGTCTGCCTTGGCTTCATTGCGAATGTCCACGGTTACCGGCGGACTTGCCTTTAGGCTGTCTGTGGCTGCATACCGGATCTGATAGCTGCCAGGCTCCAGATCGTTGATACTTGAACCTGTAACAGGCGTGTAGTCCTCTTCGCCCAGCTTCCGGTATTCCATCGTATCATCCACGCCCTCAATTATGCCTTTTAAGTCGGTGTCTGAATTGGCGTGTGAGATCACCCACCCACTCGCATCGGGTGTAGCCTGCTCCTGTGTCTGCCCTTCCGGAATAACGACTTCCTTATCCAGGCTAGCGCTCAGCGAACCGGTCTTCATATACCGGACATAATATTTACCGGCGGTGAGACCTGTGACCTCAATTCCTGCAATTGCAATATATTCTTCTTCGCCTTCTTTCTTATACTCCATTTCTGTTGTCACACCGATCAGTTTGCCGTCATCTCCATCAGGAATGGACGGTGCCACACCGGCCGGTGTTACTGGAGCCTCACGATCAGGACTGGATATGGCCTGGTGAACTTCCCATTCCCATAGGCCTACACCGTTATCGCCTGCCCGCGATTGTTTGGTCAGGGTAACCCGCAGTGCCTTTACCTCCAGCATTGGATCAAACGTGTACGGATTTGAAGATTCTGCTGGAGAATGTTCAACCACTTTAATTCCTTCTGTAACCGTTCCCGCTGTTACCCATTGACCGGTAACGCTATCCGCCGGGATATAGGAATATACAATTTGGGTAGGCGGCTTGATTCCGCCGGCATCTGACCACAGCACCAAATTGGAACTCCGGATTGATGCACCCTGCGGCCATTCATATTGCACCCACTCCTCTGCGCCTTCATGACCCCAGGTTCCCCAATGCGAAATGTTATTGCCATCTTTCTTTCCGTCGTTTACTGCAGCCAGACTCTCCCAAGGAGAGGTATAGCTGGAAGAAGCATTTGCGAGGAATGCCATATTGCCGTCTCTCGGACTGAGCAGACGCAAATCCATCAGCAGCTTCTGAAGCGCCAGGGTAACTTCTTCGTCTGTGGCATTCGTATTCTTGATCACAGCAGATGATTCTGTCTTCGCCGCTTCTATTGGCGCAAGACCTGGATCTGCAAGGTTCGAAGCATTTAATGTATTTACATAGTTATAGACCTTGATCAGTTCTGTCTTATCTACCGCTCCGGTATAGCCGTATACCTTCCATTCCAAAATACCGCTGCCATTAACGGAAGGCTTCATGTCCATACGGACACCTGTAATATAGGCGGGCTCAAAGGTAGTCGTGTTGTATTTATTCAGTTCATTGCCCAGTCCCATTATGTCCCGCGGGGTGTACCATTTCCCATCCTCACCGCGAAGCATTAGCTGCATATCCTTCGGACGGAAGTTCCCGCCGTTGTCTTGAAATACATATACATCCATCGAAGAGGCCAGGAATGGCTGATCCCATTCATACGTCACCCATGCCGGATCCCCTTCTCTTCCCCAGTTATGCCATGCACTGTTGGAGGCACCGCGGTTCGGCGAGAAATCTGCCGAGCTCTTAGGGTCAATACCATTATTCATCGCTTCGGGATATCCGTCGCCACCAGAGAAGCTAGCGAAGGCCTTGGCTGTCAGCGCCGCATTTTGCAGCTCAGTATTCACGACATGTACGGTAGCCCATACCTCCAAAGCACTACCATTTACCGTTCCTCTGGCTTCAAATTGGCCTACACTAGCATAGCTGCTTGGATCAATAGCATCCCAAGTGATTTCCTGCTCTAGATACCCGTCCTCTGTTAAAATATAAATTTGTCTAGGAAGTTCTGGTTCTATATCCTTCTTGGTCACTACGCTGAGTGCCCGATAAACGTCAACGGTATCTTCCTTGATCTCTACCGTTACATCCTTACTGGCCTTCTTGTCTCCGTCTGCCGCACTGAAGGTAAACACGTAGGTGCCTGCCGTGCTTATACGCGCATAGGCTGCTGCTTTGTCACCATCCACAAATGAAATGTCCGCTGAACCTTCAGGCTTTTGCTTAATGGCCCAAGAGTACTTCAACTGGGGTTCTTCTGCCTCGCTATGCACAGGGTCAGGAATGGCTTCCCCGGACAATACCACGATACTGTTATTGGCAACATCCTGAACCGCAGTCACTTGGCCGATTGCTGGAGGTTGTTTATCCGGAGGTGAAGCCAGTTCGAAGATTATCTGGCTGGAGCCAGTCATTTGTCCATCACTTGCGCTAAGCTTAACCGTATATGAGCCTGCTTTGGTACCCGTGGCCTGTGTAATGCTTGCTTTCGGATGAGTAAAGGTTAGCTTGGAGCCTTCAGGGGCACTGACCAATTCCCATTGATAAGACAGAGTCCCTTCCGGCGCGCCATCATCGGTTACAATCCCATTCAGCATCAATGGAATCAACGCCTGTGGATGCTGTGTCGCCAGCTCTACAGTAATTTGCGGAGCTTCATTTTCACCGCCGGCTGACTTTTCAATGATCAATTCAGCACGCTGCACGCTACCCATCTGAAACATGGCAACGCCTTCATTGTTCTGAACATAGAACTGTCCGGCAGATGTACCATTCAGCTTCATGGTATAGTATCCATTCTCCATCCCCACTCCATCGAACAAAATCCGTGAAGTATGCTCTTTCCCTGATGGATTCAGGAGCTGAAGTGTAAAACCCTTACCATTTTTTTGAATTTGCGTGCTTTCTACTTTATCGCTTTCCAGCTCCAAATAGATTTTCTCATCGATCAGATTGATCCGTTTGCCGAAACCGTCTTTCGGCGTAATGTTGTAGCTACCTCCTTCGTCAGTTACCAACGCTCCATAACCGAACAGCCCGAATATCGGATCTGTAACTATATCGGAGCTGATGCTGAGAAGGGAACCATAGAGGCCTTCTTCCGATTCGCCCGAAAAATCATTCCAGCCGTTACTCAT includes:
- a CDS encoding ABC transporter permease; this translates as MKAFAFHRMKVYWPLYVMAIPGIVFLIVFKFVPLGGAIIAFKDYSVFQGFGDSPWVGLKHFKTLIEHPDFARVFGNTLMLGFLKLVLVFPVPVLLALMINEIRKSALKKGIQTALYIPHFLSWVIVGGILFDFFSLSGLFNIVIGWFGLDPVLAMQESDYFRPIYAISSIWRDAGWGTVVYMAAISAIDPQLYESAMIDGASKLRQIRHITFPLLLPTVLVLFLLEIGNFLDLGFDQVFNMLTPMTYSVGDILDTYVFRTGIQQGQYSFATAVGLFQSVIGFILVFVFNKLSKKVSDGGLW
- a CDS encoding helix-turn-helix domain-containing protein yields the protein MKLILVDDEKGILVGLKKMIDRYIPECEVVGTAYNGREGFELIQKWQPDIVITDIRMPQAGGLEMIQMLKEVDIQSKFILLSGYADFEYARKGMQLGVNFYINKPVEEQELRDCVCQVMDTIRIERSKVQEMEALKMASYHRMQEDGLRDILDMGSDYTEIVEELQRIRCMPEKEAQFACILIEIRSKADGLKELGFDPVFRQIDLVFRHYGSVYRFRYTGAQIAVIVMHDAAMESKDMVNTAQRLHEVLLRQLNVSSVIGIGSVQNRPGGISQSFEEARNALSYQVIKGAEPIISFTQIMNLTGKSELVTEEMIADLEAAIDNLDERESVDMIHRIFRKIEADSDFSPADLQLQCLNILLLSIRKVSFQQLQQNRLLSRQLLSLEGISRFKTLASLEQWMVEVIGGIIGFLLEQCTPKKKDMISEIKEYVTDHYDEPISLAELAARFYMNPYYLSQYFKQKTGETYLNFLTRIRISKAKELLEQTDLKVYEICHKVGYSDAQHFARMFEKWTGFKPRDYRKSLAKQ
- a CDS encoding cache domain-containing sensor histidine kinase encodes the protein MIKKLRFQNKLMLSYLLACIIPLLIVSAFIFHQSAKGLEESSQEFASLYTSQIKSSLNEFIKEYDKITKSVLVENELIYRLGEGSSIPMNEEVNQRVAVQQLLMRVSLLKSEISTVMLVSRDNSVYQYTTTTSRVDESRLLSQDWYNQLRNSDQTFFISGLHDRSYYEDKGAGAVVTVGRVLFNSKGAYAGMLLIDLDPFTLLQLEHEFLQARDKYGISVIISNDRREIVYHSEAASGRITWEQVLHSEFDLTGDRAHEDRIILSEHTAQGELLIKTEIPRSKLLQKINQMKGLTMIVIMTSCLIIFLISLWLSYTITRPIKALRRSMKQAEVGQYLPIEKEQTSDEIGSLVYSYNKMIITIKTLIEEVYVAEIKQRQAKFLALQHQINPHMLYNTLESIRMKALVKDDEDTAGMIKILARMFRLTLGKEGRHHSIKHELEYTGNYLQLQNIRFDDMFTLSVNMPDDMLECSIIPLVFQPIVENSINHGFAGYSQALCIKIEGSWTGNGEILIRISDNGSGMSSEKWTELNSLLEQATSNRYSLGNQDDLGENGLGLTNIAERIKLHYGDSYYIKVLSGIENGTTIEIRIPGIGKPEHISFDAKKEGEGNETDFGR
- a CDS encoding DUF5695 domain-containing protein, producing MTMISKKWKPLMIALLLAFSSLPLQVSALPGAATAAVKTGISNASLSAKVGDLGQIEELYINNNPTNKQGKPINFVLPNTTSPQNGTQHQWMGEMIFSYRTGANGQFPDNRDGFVEVDTNKSLAAGGSTQYSTINPDNPYINKTASADGKKVEVNFIGQNLNSTDQRVMKGFDVKSVFDMETNDGSMLWEITVKNKSNQYIEFGDIGLPMPWNNKYQTLSDTYDDRVTVHNFAGADSGYSYAIRTSGEGNFMLFTPVPESGARIEYVDYWMHEAGERRAADTFKNWTGDSGGWYPGLNVLYIHSKEIQKTGRGYFTDASSLVLGPDESKTYKFKFSAVRGGDNTPQESAQSPNNSSTSMEDREANLRSILYKSGMIDAVAVPGFQTAINMPVKLDLHYDDSIVDVQSIDIQNVAENDPFDEAHIPDIKPGKSRKEMVDNSRAGRGLPDGNPGYNESVEFVETKIVNGEQHHIYSLQFDSIGNNSVRIEYKLRDGNEWVDKFTQFEFNVLAELDAISDAHSEFMVQQTQDKIPESPTYGNYFDWYLTSGIDLNTSHWGDDWSHDNINFMTMKNYLAPNPDEIRSIETYLIDFMWERYMKNTQDSYIVANWLKDSGAYTDKDKPYTRTFSEIMEATGFFNMYRIQKAYPNLIEYRESPQFYLEKAYNIYYKRVSTGAIGFYGEQQIPHMIEALKEEGMQTESANLQKKFALDKGRNMTRATYPYGSEFEYDNTGEEGAYAAAKALRTYYPADALTGAAEKSMEMADWKTRAMRGIQPTWFHYSVPVFRGGEGWWNFQYTASLAGYIMDDWLRYENDGRSVEQKAIAQQRNYAAKISNFNAVNMGQISANSVGSTSWRYSMYKGGTGTKDVYDGGSRVMSNGWNDFSGESEEGLYGSLLSISSDIVTDPIFGLFGYGALVTDEGGSYNITPKDGFGKRINLIDEKIYLELESDKVESTQIQKNGKGFTLQLLNPSGKEHTSRILFDGVGMENGYYTMKLNGTSAGQFYVQNNEGVAMFQMGSVQRAELIIEKSAGGENEAPQITVELATQHPQALIPLMLNGIVTDDGAPEGTLSYQWELVSAPEGSKLTFTHPKASITQATGTKAGSYTVKLSASDGQMTGSSQIIFELASPPDKQPPAIGQVTAVQDVANNSIVVLSGEAIPDPVHSEAEEPQLKYSWAIKQKPEGSADISFVDGDKAAAYARISTAGTYVFTFSAADGDKKASKDVTVEIKEDTVDVYRALSVVTKKDIEPELPRQIYILTEDGYLEQEITWDAIDPSSYASVGQFEARGTVNGSALEVWATVHVVNTELQNAALTAKAFASFSGGDGYPEAMNNGIDPKSSADFSPNRGASNSAWHNWGREGDPAWVTYEWDQPFLASSMDVYVFQDNGGNFRPKDMQLMLRGEDGKWYTPRDIMGLGNELNKYNTTTFEPAYITGVRMDMKPSVNGSGILEWKVYGYTGAVDKTELIKVYNYVNTLNASNLADPGLAPIEAAKTESSAVIKNTNATDEEVTLALQKLLMDLRLLSPRDGNMAFLANASSSYTSPWESLAAVNDGKKDGNNISHWGTWGHEGAEEWVQYEWPQGASIRSSNLVLWSDAGGIKPPTQIVYSYIPADSVTGQWVTAGTVTEGIKVVEHSPAESSNPYTFDPMLEVKALRVTLTKQSRAGDNGVGLWEWEVHQAISSPDREAPVTPAGVAPSIPDGDDGKLIGVTTEMEYKKEGEEEYIAIAGIEVTGLTAGKYYVRYMKTGSLSASLDKEVVIPEGQTQEQATPDASGWVISHANSDTDLKGIIEGVDDTMEYRKLGEEDYTPVTGSSINDLEPGSYQIRYAATDSLKASPPVTVDIRNEAKADREAPPAEGLIITPPTAAGGNDGRIENVTVDMEYRKADQGGYMPVSGTSIEGLEAGSYELRYAGTDLSNPSPAILIVVPDGTKQEQSPPSSAEIKAVNVSTAGAKDGKITGLSPVMEYRQVGVDAGSWNAITGTEVTGLGNGIYEVRYKETATHYASQSLTVVISNSVINPKPTETPPSTDAPVSVTTPSPAPENIKVEGNWIKIVAPKTDTKTGKAKGAPIRQEDLNKALEHVKANSSNLKTIMVDIPKAEGANSYVVELPEAALTAEHANIKIEINTEFGTVAVPSNLLKYVSGAKNVELSLSRLDTVKLHSDVKSVIASRPVIAFTVQLDGEEMVTLNAPAEIRLPYTPDGEELANSKYLTVSYVAANSTFVQLLNGKYDSALQAMVFPVANTGQYAVVYTKKFFNDVIKESWYAPAVETMASKGFIDGTSATSFSPGQKVTRGEYLAWLVRTLDLKAEFNTTFSDMKQTDLYYEEIGIAKALGIALGSNGNFYPETDIARQDLAVLTMRALRAVGKTEQIHTAEDLKRFTDAANVAKYAIDDMAAMVKMGFINGRSSVTLSPGGTTTKAEAAQVLYKIFLQL